GGTGCTGCATTTTTTCCTGGTTTCTTGTAGACCAAGTTAATTCTACCTAATTTGGTGGCCTTGtcttctattttgtttttttggggTTAAACATTGCAAGGTTACCAGGATTCTCCCCCATATTAATTGGGGATAAGGCTGACAAggcgagaaaaaaaaaaaagtttaatcaAACCTAAATAAATACGTATACTCTCGACCAGTTAAAATTACCTTACATAACCACAAGGTTAAATGTTCAAATCTAATCTCGACCCGCTAGTCAACTTATACTTTTGATTGCAAGGCTAAATGTTCAAATCCAATCTAACATATTGTTAAATTTTGGAAGTTGTATCAATTTAAACCTTAaataatatcatcactagcacAATAGAACAATAGAGTCAAACTCTGTACTAGTCATTTTAGGAAAAGATACCTAGAGATTTAGAGagatctagatattttagaaaaaagatttagatttgttaggtctagattGCTACGCTCAatataaatacccctccagCCTACCTAGCTTTTCAtccaagaaattcaaaaacaataaaaagtaTAGTATTCTACAAGtatcttgtattctcttcGCGATTGGTATTAATAAAGAGTGCAAGTGTTTCACACctagagttgtgttcaacatttTCATGATATAgctaaaaaataactaaataaaactaCTCTTCTCCGACTTTTTAACCAAgcgaatttatttatttacttggGAAGATTATAGTTAAAACTGAATTTTAAGGGTAAGAATAAGACAAATAAACGGAAGTAACACAAAAAATATAACCCTGAACTTACCCGTTTAAACCAAACTAATTTATTGTCACACTTTGCAGGTGACTAAAAATACCCAAAAAAACCATCGCAAATGCCAGGATTGGTAGGGACATGAGAGACCCAGCGTCACCATGCCTGCACCCAAACACGAAGTGTTCATGGGCACATGTTCAAGGTACGGCTCAGGACGTGTGGGGCATCTTGGGGGCAGGGCACCatactataataataattgcaaCTAAAGTGGATACTAGAAGGTTggtcataaaaaataatttgtacaCTTAAGAATTTAGTTAATaaaatgattgtttttttatttttatttttatttttatcatccTAGCGGCCACCTATCGAGCATGAATTAGGTtatataaatctaaaattttgcTAATCCATTACTAATGCTTCTATTAATAAACTCTTaatggaattaaaaatttcctccaaaattcaaataaagcCCCCAACCTATGGGGTTACGAAGGTTTGATTTACACTTCTAGAGATTTGTAAGAAACTCATAGGGCggtttattttaaagatttgtCCACACTAAAATGTCTagaacttaaataaatatatttgttactTATAAATGTTATcagaattttatataaataaagtatttttaataattttaatatattatttaattttaaataattaaccgAAGATTAAGTTAGAgtactaaaataattttaactaattaaattttagtttaatgccataaattttaataattatcctTCAATAAAtggttttaataaaatgacaTCCactcttaattataaatatttagttaatttatatttcaaaaatcaaatgttatatatggtaaagtAAATCCTTCTAAATGTGatattcttataaattatagatatttttacaAATCTTATActattgtaattatttattaataaaataataataggccttaaaatttaacataattttcaCTCATTAATaagtatattataaataatatgtattaaattttaggtttttgagtttatttagcctattaataattatgctcaaataaataattttaatataattataaataattagtaGGATTAACCATGTATAActtaagaaaatcaaatatttgaaaaacttgaaaagacGTCGAGAGAGAAACTACGAACCTCGGGCATTAACGCCATGCGAATAAACATAGCCGTCCACACTTGTGGTGCCAACTTTATTGCTTCACGGCTCTTTCCAGCATAGCATGATTctacaaacaaaattacacCAAATTGTCCATCACCCTAACAAATTCAAGATGCTTTGGTTTATACAGATattatttgaatcaaatcTGTAGAGCTGAGTTGAACAAACctcagatattgtctgttgcTTCCCACCCGACGAGCACCCAAAAACTTCATCCAGCAGAACAATATCAACTGTTCAAATGGCGTcgtaaagaagaaaaacacgTACCctttgttgaagattgttgggagagaagttccacgtcggctaattaaggggttgatcatgagtttacaagtaaggaatacatatCCATGgatacgaggccttttgggaaaaccaaaaacaaaaccatgagagcttctACTCGGagtcgacaatatcatactattgtgaagaATCGAgctttctaacatggtatcaaagtttgagtcttgaaggtgtagtcaaaagtgattaaaatgtcaaacaaatagtgtgttttgtttgagggctccagaaaatgagtcaagcctcgattaggAGAGGCTGTTACTCATAGGTACCTACAAATCTCGGAGctaagtagacaatatcattcCATGAGAGTCAATTTCAAACACCCTTTAAccttttttagagagagaaagaaaaagaacctCGTTTGCCGTGACAACTGCTGGCATGTTGAAGAAGATCCCTAAGGGGTTCCTCACCTAACTCGGAAGTCTGTCAAGAAATGGCTGCAACCagaaacaatttttttgtagttaagataagaaaaaagaaagctgGCAGACCTCTTAAAACGTAGTTCAGatttaggaaaataaaatcagaAAATGCGAAATACaaacagaaaattaaaaagacaGCCAGATATCTAAAGCATGTGCCCGCCTCCTTGCGTATATATGTCTTTCACTACTACATTCTTTCGCAAAGACAAAGTACTTGCTGCATGATAGAAAAACAAGACAAACAAGTTCGTCAAATATGAGCCTCCACTCACGAGTTTTGGTGAAACAAGTTCGTCAACAGATAAACATCTTGTCTTCTCAGAGCTTGAATGCCTTGCAAATATCCCAATGATATGCATTTTGCAAAATCAGTGGCATGGCGTAAAATCTGCAGAGGAAGCAGAAATGCAGaatttagaaattgaaattgaagtgTAAAATGGTTATATACTAACATATATGgtaaatgaaatggaaatgatGGGGCAATCCCCGAGGCAGATAAGAATGAATTCATTTAACAGTTAACTGTGATCGATTGATTCACTTTCCTCCAACATATATTTGCACTTAGTAGCAATAACATTGTAACGTTGAAAACCTCTACACAGATATAAGTTTTGCGGATGATTTATCCCAAGTTAACAACAAATCGGGCATCCTATTTCTTTGACTCCAAGGCTAGATAAATTGATTCAATcccaaatagaaaaatatggaTCTTAGTTCCATACATGGTTAAACAATTAAGAGGATGTGAAAAAAGATAGCATAATCCAACATAAGTAGTTCGGTTAGATATAAGTTCAGTAAGTGAAAGAAAACACATTTTCAACCTTAAATCTAGGATTCAAACGAAGCAACTAACCACAGATATTTTGCAgttcaagaacaaacaaaatcagCACCACACTTCAACCAAAAACATCCCGATTGCCAATTCCACCCAACAAACGAGAAATATTATGTCATTCCAAATGCAGGCAGATATCTGAGGACGATCAATAAATCTGCATTCAAATTTTCAGTTAGGTCcctattttcatttcaatgaaTGATTTATGGAACGAACATGAAATTTTCGATTGCAGATCCTAATTCTTAAATTCACATTTCACGCCTCGTAATCTGCggctttttttgtttgtttggcgGTGTGGTGGGGGTAAAATATAGATCAAGATAATCTTAGCTAGTCGAAATTTCCTCAAATTAGCTATTACCAGAAACTCGATTGGGAATAGAAGAACAACAGAAGTCCACAAAAGCTACCTTAACCGAAGTTGTTCTTTACCTGGTACAAGTCGGAAGGTCAAAATGTAGCTCCCGCAGAtctaattaaagaaaaaccaaagGAAATACAATCAATCCAATCAAGAGAAGTATCAATTACCGAAAAAACAGTAGAATAGCGTGATTAACaggaaaagaaacagagaaagatCCTAAGATTTCTTAGGTCGCCGATAACGAAGTACGTTCTCTACTCTCTAGTGGAATTTTCGAGTGATTCTCACTTTCATACACCTCCTAAAAATCACCAGGCACACATCGCAGGAGcacaaaagaataagaaaatgcAAGTAATAGTGGTGAAATGAAACAAGAAGGTACCTCAGTAGGCCGGAGTGACCAGGCGGTGGCATTTGAAGCGCGCAACCACGTTCCTTATCTGCTAGTGATTCAAAAGAACAAGCAATGCAACAAGAGATCATAGAATCCATCAACGATGAATCTTCTTCCACCATTGTTCGAACCTGTACCTGCAGAgagtgggagaaggaagtgAGAAGGCGCGGGTGGTTTGCtgaagaaatgagaaaaacGCTACGTTTCGCGCcgcttttcttttccttcgtatctgtttaaaaaatgattttatttttttattctacaaacttttaaaaatatttcagcttttaattttatatataataaatctttcataaattcaatttaactGTCTAgtggaaaatatagaaagcttttatttttattttgtgataaTTGTTAggtgaacacgactctctacaatgatatgatattgtccactttgagcataagtggAGGAcaagacatcacaatccacacccttcggggcccatcgtcctcgctgacactctttccttcttccaatcgatgtgagatcgcCCCCCAAATTcatcccctttggggccagcgtccttactggcacaccgcctcgtgtctaccccttcggaaaacagcaagaaggctgaCATGTTGtccgatgtttggctctgatacaatgttaaatgaacacgactctccacaatgatataatattgtccactttgactaTAAGCTTTCAAGCTCTGCTTTGGACTTCCTACAATGTCTCATATTAATAGAGAAAGTATTTTTTCGATTATAAACatatgatcattttctaaattagtgatgtgagactttcatcctccaacaataatatttaattggcTAATTAATTTCCcgtaaaaatatattttaaattcaatattcCCCCATTAATAAATATGCTTTCCGCCGCGACACGATCGCCCCCTAATCTTCCCTTCACCACCGGTAGGATTCTCTAGTTCGACTGAGTAGGGCTGTAAATTTGTAAACCCTCGATTTAGGGTTTATCTTGTTCATTCTTCAATCTCTTCATCTATCTTTCTCCGGTGAAAATGGCGAACGAGCAACGGTCATCTACAGGGCCCTGGATCCTCGAAGCAATGCCTTTCATCGTTGTTCTTCTCATAGCAGCTCATGTCTTTGCTTTGGTACTCTCTAACTCCGatttttgtttcgtttttttGCATTGTATTCAAGCTCTGTACTCTGTTGTTTGCTCATTTCCTCTTGATTTCTGTAGGTATATTGGATTTATAAGTTGGCAGCCCAAAAACAACCTCCGAGGAGGAAGGCACACTGAGATACTGTATGATTCGTTCCTGAAAGAAACTTTAGTGAAACCGAATTCGTTAATTATAGCGTCTTTGATGTTGAGGAGGCGGTCACAAAAGCCATGTAACGATGTTTCTCTGTAAGTATCCATCAGTATGTACTCTCAGAATCTCAGTTTCGTATTGTAAGAATGTGGAAATGTTCGTTACagattaaatttgatttgtaTGGTTTTTCAATTCATAGAATTATAAGGCGATCCGTTCATATATCTGTAATCTTGTTTGGTTTTTCGTTTATTAGCATGCTTCCATCACGATAGGTGAAGAATCACCAGGTCAAGAAATGATTGAATACATTTTATTCTGAGTCCATTATTGAAGAGTCTGTTTTCGGTACATATAAACTACAACTTTAACTATCGAAACTTctaaaggaaaaaacaaatgagTTGGGGAAAATATCGTTGCTGTAGATTTCTCCATTAATAGTAACTGGCTCTGCTCCTTGTTCCACGAAGAACTGGATTGCTGCTGCTTCTTGTGGAGTGAGAGCTCCATTAATTCCTAGCAGAATTAGTGCATAGTGACAAAACTTTTGAAACTAGTCAAATTTTGCTTGAACTTGTGCAGCGCTTTTAATATcattgtgtgagatcccacatcggttggagagtaaAATGAACCATTCTtaggtgtggaaacatctctctagtagatgccttttaaaaaccttaaggggaagctcgaaagggaaagcccaaagaggacaatatttgctagcagcgagcttgggttgttacacatTGCTTCTTCATAATGTGTGTAgtgctttttatttatatatatttataaacagaATCTCCTAGTTTTGGTATTGGTTTTAGCTGTACTCTTGAACATACATTAGTGGAAGTACCTTTTTCCAGCTCATTTTCTCTTGAAGATGAATGGGCCATCAAATCAACTAATATAATGTCTAAAGTGTGTTTGTAGTAATTTGATTGTAAATCTTCATTGTTATTCAATCATCAAATAGCTTTATCAATGTCCAATAATGCATTTCACAACATGATCATCATGAACATATGTTTGTCTATCTTTTCGAATTTGTATTCTGTCCTTTTGTCaacaaaaagaaggaagaaaattacCCATTTAGCTAGTTGCTGTCTTTTGTTCCCTTATTTGAAAGGCTTGTCACTTTCAAAGCACCATTTACCTCAAAAACACTAGCAAGTAGTGGTGAATGGTGAGTGGTGACTCACTCTATGGCAGCAAATTAGAGCTTATTGCTTTCTCCATTACATGTAAAGTTCATACCTAACTGGTAGAAGAATCTTATTTGcataggaaaagaaagaaactttgTGCTCATTTTCTCACTTTTCAATGGCATCAATAGAAGCAATATGTGGTAAGAAATTGGATTTATAGAAATGTGGGAGTGGCTCTTTCTTACAAAGGGATTCTAGCTGTCTATCCAAGCAATCTTGTATAGTGACTTGTACTTTTTGCTTTTCCAGCTCAGGCAAATCCCAGGACTTGTAGCATCAATAGATGCTTTCTTCATGTTAGTCTTGTCTGGTTGGCGATTGTCGATTGCTATTGACCCACTATCGATTTACAGGTATATTACTCTcgtaacttttttttgttcttcttcattaGCCATCTGAATTCAAAGCACTTGATAAGATATTCCTGTAGTATAAGTAAGCCTGTGCTATGTTCTTTTTCGTTTCTCCAGTGTTTTCCTTACTTGATTCGATCTTAGGAATATAGATGTCGGACTCCAACAATCTtactctcgaacaaagtaccaTTGAGTCTCTCCTTAAATAGTCATCTATCTGTCCAGCACTAGCGagaaaacttttctttttttagagTATATTGCTAGTTCAATAGAGCTCTACTACACGTCTTCACTATGACTACATCTTTGAGACTCACAGCTTATTTGGTTAAGATACCACTTGTTAGGATGGATGAAGCTCCACAATGGTCCGACATcatccactttgagtataagctcacggttttacttttggtttccttaAAATGGATCATACCAATAAAGATCGTGTTTCTTACTTAAACCAATGtgtgaaagtttttttttgtttttgcccAAGCTTGTACTTCCTTATTGCATGAATTTTAAAGATAGGTCGGTATTAGTTTCTATTGCATATTCTTATTAATATGGTAAAAATTAGGGGTACGATCAGTTTGTCTCGAGTGGAGTTTGAGGTCCGATTTTAAGCCAAACAGATCGATTTCTAAAGGAATATTAATTTGAGCTATCCATGGTTCTCTGCTGAAGTTGATGGATTTAAAAAGTGTTTAGTTTGAACTGAATTAAATTGAAGTAACTACAAATCAAACTGAATCCCTTCTCCTTTTAATTAACACGTGAACAAATTGGATACATTATCTCTTCATCTGTGTTGGACTTTGTGCGAAGGATAGTTTAGCGGCTTCCTCTGGAACGTCAGAAAAGGTAACGCGTTTGACTAGAATCTTTCCAGTACAGCCACAGACGCCAAACCCAACCTTCTCTCTAACCCTAAACATaacaagaaattataaaataaaaactttcccattttttttttcatagtttatattattattttttacaaaaaaaatatttgaatatatatatataaatacttGTGAACTTtactttttatataaaaaactttcaaaactttcaataatattcttacacatattttttttaatttaggaaatatctttaaactaaaaaaaaaattaaaaaaaattattactgTTAAGTTTTGGAACCTGAACTTTCaaaaaggtttaaaaaatagtttatagcttttaaaagtattttacattcaaaagttttagtgatacttaaaaatatatttaaaatttttaaaatgtctaaaaatttcaataatacttccaaatcttttttaaaaaaattaaaaatatcctaaaaccacatttaaaaaaaaactcaaaaattaacattaagAACTTTGGAGATAATTTATAGCGTCTAAGACAATTTCCTCCATATATTAacattaagattttttttgaactttttgtaTAAAGGTAGGAAGtgttaatactatttttaaaatttagtttaaaaaaagtttaatttttttttttttgaagtttttgtattaaaaaggTATGAAgtattaatactatttttaaattttagtttaaaaaaaaaatcataagtattaatcaaaatttttaaaattcaatggCATTTTTGAAACagtgttaaaaattaaataatatttttgaaataaaatacttccatataaaaatatttttgaggcttttttttagtttaaaggtaccatttaaacttttagtaggatttttttatagataaaatataaaatttattagtatttttatttatataataaaaaaaacataaacgtGTTTTGGTAATGGCAGGCAATACATCCGAGTAACGAATTTGGCATCGTAAAAACAACCCTAACAGAATACTAAATATAGCctacatttttccattttagcTACAACATTCAATGTACAACTCAAAACTATTCCCAAtaacctttttttaaatacatgtttttttttccaaaataaaaaataaaaaatttatatatattttttaaattattattatggaaataaaaaatacacttCTTTGCTAATCTCAAGGTTTGACCATCATTAATAAATTGATTCAAATTTAATGCAACCTCCCCATTTCTCCCCTCCCCCACCTAATAACAAACCACCCACAATTTTatacattaataaattaaattaatataaaattatcaatttttacaaaaaaattaaattatatatatatatatatatatatatttattataattttaataaaatttaaaattttaaaaattttagggttttttcccataaaattgatataaaattaatttccacaaATAACCCTGCTCTGATTCGCAGACAGCTTTTAATTGCATCACGccaaatatgatatcataCAAAGTACGGCTGCCCCACCATTACTCCGTGCACATGCGCCCACGTGGACTCGTATTGACCCTTTGATCATCAGCTCTTTTGCATTCTCCTCTCACCGTCGATCTAAATAGAGTCAAACGTGCtctccaatttttcttttcattttatttttttgttgcttttaAGAGATTTATTAGTTTTCTTTACGTTTAAAATAGTTAGTTTAATCTCTATTTATTGcaaagttttcaaaatgcTCCTAACAATTTATATAACTTATACCTAAAATTCACGTGCtattaaattgtattttattaaaatatttagacaCGCGAACTTGACATGTCAAATAGATTTTGTGTGACATATTAacgtttttaaatattttaataaaacgataatttaataaattatcaatttattatataaatatatacacGTGAATTTAAATGGGAGCGAAAAGCATtaatagttaatatttaaaaaatataaaaatttgtaaaaaatgccaaacaaatagaattatattaattaaatctaCAAATCCTACGTCAATAAATGAAGTAATTATgcaatttaatttcaacattTCGTCATTAATGACTGTTATTGTCTTGAGCTTTTCCCACCCACGTGTCTCGATCACCACCGTCAATTTCTAGGCCGTCCGAACTTCCGAATCTACCCCCAATAACTTGTGGAATTTACATCCAATACCATCCATATTCcattaaaccctaaaaaaataaaataaaaaaaaaaaaacaaaaaagaggaATAGTGGGTGATTTTCCAACGCATGGGCTCGATTAAGTGGGCCCCGACCAACTCATAAAGTGGACCATTATTGTCCTATCATGATTCTCTCATCcaactattatttttaagtcaatttctttgattctcaATACGTGGattctcttaatttttgtttaattattattattttactaattttattcattaattacatttaattaatcaccaataaaaataaaaaaaaaataaaaggattataaaaaataaagatatttaatttaaataaaaggattatcataaataaagatatttaatttaattgaattttgataaGTCGGCAAATAAAATACTCAACACGGCGGATAATAATGATGAAAAAGTATGGATGGCAATCttgtaattaaattgaaaataagggGCCTTTAGTTATTTCCATTCTTGCCCCCATTTGGTTCGGAGGCATTTCACTCCCGACTCTCAGACTCGGAGATaaaaggagaagagagagtctctttagagagagagagagggagagagaggggaaAGAGTACTGGAAGGTTGGTGCGATGGTGGATTGGATTTCCGAGACGATCAACGGCGGATCCCTACGCCTTGTCGACCTTCAGACGGGGATAAATGGTTGGGCCTCGCCGCCGGGCGACCTCTTTGCTCTTCGTTCCAAGAACTACTTGGCGAAACGGCAAAAATCTCCGTCTGGCGATTACCTGCTTTCTCCTGCCGGTGTTGATTGGCTGAAATCTAGTACCAAGCTTGATAACGTCCTTGCTCGTCCTGATAATCGCGTCGCGCAAGCGTTGAGGAGAGCGCAAGCCGTAGGTAAGTCGATGAAGAGCTTCATTATTGCGGTTAATATTCAAGTACCTGGGAAGGATCAGTACAGTGCCGTGTTCTACTTTGCTACTGAAGATCCGATTCCATCTGGCTCGCTTCTTCACCGATTCATTAATGGCGATGATTTATTCAGAAATCAACGGTTGAAATTGGTGAATCGGATCGTGAAAGGGCCATGGATTGTTAAGAAAGCAGTAGGAAATTACAGTGCGTGTTTGTTAGGGAAGGCATTGACGTGCAATTACCACAGAGGACCTAATTATTTGGAGATTGATGTAGATATGGGGAGCTCAGCGTTAGCCAGTGCGATTTTGCATCTCGCGCTTGGATACGTTACCAACGTAACAGTAGATATGGGGTTTCTGGTGGAGGGGCAAACGGAGGAGGAGTTGCCGGAAAGGCTGTTCGGCGCCGTCCGGATTTGCCAGATGGAGATGTCGTCGGCGACTATCGTAGACGCGCCGACATTGGCGCGTGGATTATCATGTGCCAAGGTGAATCACCACAAACCTGGCGACGACGACAACTGATTCGATTCGATTAGCGGTAAAATCTCGGAGTCTTTCTCAGTTCATGAGTAATTTTTCATTCAGCCTTAAAATGATAGTTCCATAGATGGAAAGTATAGAAGGTATTAGCCATATTCACGATTGTAGATAATTATTGgcagacaaaaaagaaaatgctcGAGATTATTCACTAATTGAAATTCCTCTGAAATTGAATCGGAATTATTCTGCATTTGAGATTACACGGCACAAGTTTTTT
The nucleotide sequence above comes from Cucurbita pepo subsp. pepo cultivar mu-cu-16 chromosome LG11, ASM280686v2, whole genome shotgun sequence. Encoded proteins:
- the LOC111806072 gene encoding protein ENHANCED DISEASE RESISTANCE 2-like, giving the protein MVDWISETINGGSLRLVDLQTGINGWASPPGDLFALRSKNYLAKRQKSPSGDYLLSPAGVDWLKSSTKLDNVLARPDNRVAQALRRAQAVGKSMKSFIIAVNIQVPGKDQYSAVFYFATEDPIPSGSLLHRFINGDDLFRNQRLKLVNRIVKGPWIVKKAVGNYSACLLGKALTCNYHRGPNYLEIDVDMGSSALASAILHLALGYVTNVTVDMGFLVEGQTEEELPERLFGAVRICQMEMSSATIVDAPTLARGLSCAKVNHHKPGDDDN